Proteins encoded within one genomic window of Bdellovibrionota bacterium:
- a CDS encoding chalcone isomerase family protein — protein sequence MKQLFTIIFCSLIAIGAQAKEVKGLNFPEELKVGTTTLKLNGIGIRTAMSILSVYVGGLYVATPSTDPKVIVEATTPKRIDMRFLMSVGMDKLKEAWNEGFFKNADKGYVYREDLNKFFGLLRGMKSKDRIQLTFLADKLEVQINEEPVQTVAGADFTKTMLKLYIMNLSDTGLKNGLLGLKKN from the coding sequence ATGAAACAACTTTTCACAATTATTTTTTGTTCATTAATTGCTATTGGAGCACAAGCCAAGGAAGTGAAGGGTTTAAACTTTCCAGAAGAACTCAAGGTTGGTACTACGACTTTAAAATTGAATGGTATCGGCATCCGCACCGCAATGAGCATTCTTTCAGTTTATGTCGGTGGACTGTATGTTGCTACACCATCGACAGATCCAAAAGTGATTGTTGAGGCGACAACACCAAAAAGAATCGATATGCGTTTTTTAATGTCGGTAGGCATGGACAAGTTAAAAGAAGCTTGGAATGAAGGTTTCTTTAAAAACGCGGATAAAGGTTATGTATACAGAGAAGATCTCAATAAATTCTTCGGTTTACTAAGAGGAATGAAAAGTAAGGATCGCATTCAGTTGACTTTTTTGGCTGATAAACTCGAAGTGCAAATTAACGAAGAGCCTGTACAAACGGTAGCGGGGGCTGATTTCACAAAAACAATGCTTAAGCTTTACATTATGAATCTTTCAGATACTGGCCTTAAAAATGGATTGCTTGGTTTAAAGAAAAATTAA
- a CDS encoding response regulator yields the protein MEKKACINRILVVDDNIDIRLLLKKRLETEGYEVLTAENGQEAQEMIVSNPPCIVILDLMMPIMDGWQFMEWKKAQIKELAELPVLVVSAVSNNIETPEGAAGVLRKPVSVTHMLDYIQSYC from the coding sequence ATGGAAAAGAAAGCATGTATAAATCGTATACTGGTTGTAGACGATAACATTGATATTAGACTTCTTTTAAAGAAGCGTCTGGAAACCGAAGGGTACGAAGTCCTCACTGCCGAAAATGGCCAAGAAGCTCAAGAAATGATTGTATCAAATCCCCCATGCATAGTTATTTTAGACCTCATGATGCCTATAATGGATGGTTGGCAGTTTATGGAGTGGAAAAAAGCTCAAATAAAAGAATTAGCAGAACTCCCTGTACTTGTGGTGTCAGCTGTTTCTAATAATATCGAAACTCCAGAAGGCGCTGCTGGCGTATTGAGAAAGCCTGTCAGCGTTACTCATATGTTGGATTATATTCAAAGCTATTGTTGA
- a CDS encoding DNA-3-methyladenine glycosylase, with the protein MNISTHKKAMQHFKKVDPDLYKQIRHLKVDAIVPKKSLTPDAYLVRSIISQQISTKAAASILKKFLDLFPKQELCHAHLASLTDEQLRGAGLSRGKTVYIRDLSTRFLNGELPDHNKIKKMSDEEIIESFVKVKGIGVWTVQMLLIFFLRRKDVWPVGDLGVQKGFQIVFNKRKLPNKKEMEKRGKKWAPYRSVAALYLWRATDSE; encoded by the coding sequence GTGAACATTTCCACACATAAAAAAGCAATGCAGCACTTCAAAAAAGTAGATCCCGATTTATACAAACAAATTAGACATTTGAAAGTTGACGCGATTGTTCCTAAAAAAAGTTTAACGCCGGACGCCTATTTGGTGCGTTCTATTATATCGCAGCAAATTAGTACTAAAGCCGCGGCCTCAATATTAAAAAAATTTCTAGATTTATTTCCTAAACAAGAATTGTGTCATGCACATCTCGCCTCACTTACAGATGAGCAGCTTCGTGGAGCGGGATTGTCTCGAGGTAAAACTGTATACATAAGAGATCTTTCTACAAGATTTTTAAATGGAGAACTTCCCGATCATAATAAAATTAAAAAAATGTCTGACGAAGAGATCATCGAATCCTTCGTTAAAGTAAAAGGCATTGGAGTTTGGACGGTACAAATGCTTTTAATTTTCTTTTTGAGAAGAAAAGATGTTTGGCCTGTTGGTGATCTAGGTGTACAAAAAGGTTTTCAAATTGTTTTTAACAAACGAAAGCTACCGAATAAAAAAGAAATGGAAAAACGAGGAAAGAAATGGGCGCCGTACAGATCCGTTGCCGCTCTGTACTTGTGGAGAGCTACAGACTCAGAATAG
- a CDS encoding ZIP family metal transporter has protein sequence MSNAYQMAFVGAAVTFFATTLGALPAVFIKTISEKTKDLFLGISAGVMLAATAFSLVEPSVYLFKEQYPIFLSAVFSGLMILFGGLLIHVANENIPHVHFLGGSENKHVSTTKLKQIWLFVLAITIHNIPEGFAVGTAIGSGNLSISLPVMIGIGFQDIPEGLVVAIALRTLGYSIKDSFLVAGITGLVEAIAALIGFFAVITIQTLLPWTLAFAGGMMLYVISHEMIPESHKNGFEKQATAGLMIGFVIMMLLDILLK, from the coding sequence ATGAGTAATGCATATCAAATGGCTTTTGTCGGAGCAGCCGTAACTTTCTTTGCCACTACTCTTGGAGCGCTTCCTGCTGTTTTTATTAAAACCATTTCTGAAAAAACCAAAGATCTCTTCTTAGGTATCAGTGCGGGCGTGATGTTGGCTGCTACGGCATTTTCTTTGGTCGAGCCTTCAGTTTATTTATTTAAAGAACAGTATCCTATTTTCTTAAGTGCGGTGTTCAGTGGACTTATGATTTTATTTGGTGGCTTACTTATTCATGTGGCCAATGAAAACATTCCGCATGTGCATTTTCTTGGCGGATCTGAAAATAAACATGTCAGCACCACAAAACTAAAACAGATCTGGTTATTTGTTCTAGCGATCACAATTCACAATATTCCCGAGGGATTTGCCGTCGGCACAGCAATCGGCAGTGGAAACTTAAGCATAAGCCTTCCTGTGATGATAGGTATTGGGTTTCAAGATATTCCAGAAGGGCTAGTTGTGGCGATTGCACTCAGAACTCTAGGATATTCGATCAAAGACTCGTTCCTTGTGGCCGGCATCACCGGGCTTGTAGAAGCTATCGCCGCTCTCATAGGATTTTTTGCCGTCATCACCATTCAGACTCTCCTTCCGTGGACGCTCGCATTTGCCGGTGGAATGATGTTGTATGTGATCAGCCACGAAATGATCCCTGAAAGCCATAAAAACGGTTTTGAAAAACAAGCCACCGCAGGTCTTATGATTGGATTTGTGATCATGATGTTGCTCGATATTTTACTCAAATAA
- the rsgA gene encoding ribosome small subunit-dependent GTPase A: MSIFKHLPVLGWNGFFENQIEENTPLVPARVIGQEKSSYKIQLSDQITKQAVVLGKFRHEVAEKSEFPAVGDWVLIAPNLTSDTSIIHKVLDRKSCLSRKVAGNEMEEQVIASNVDYVFIATSLNSDLNINRIERYLKLVWDSKAIPVIVLTKSDLCTDLEERLREIEKISIGVDKVVTSCMNDEGLEEIKKYFLPHNTNVIVGSSGVGKSTLVNSLFGEIKVKTQGIRDDDDKGKHTTTSRYLFLMPFGGMMIDTPGMRELQLWGNDEGLEKQFEDIEDLKLQCKFTNCNHNAEPGCAIQAGLTTGTLDSDHWNSYLKMKKELEFIQAKLDKGLQSERKSKWKKIHKTAKEHVKNKKSGKNF, translated from the coding sequence ATGTCTATTTTTAAACACCTCCCAGTTTTGGGATGGAATGGCTTTTTTGAAAATCAAATCGAAGAAAACACTCCACTGGTTCCAGCCAGAGTCATTGGACAAGAAAAAAGCAGTTACAAAATTCAACTGTCTGATCAAATCACAAAGCAAGCCGTGGTTTTGGGAAAATTTCGTCACGAAGTTGCTGAAAAATCTGAGTTTCCTGCGGTAGGGGATTGGGTATTGATCGCTCCTAATTTAACTAGTGATACTTCAATCATTCATAAGGTTCTCGACAGAAAATCTTGTTTATCGAGAAAAGTCGCCGGAAATGAAATGGAAGAGCAGGTAATTGCTTCTAATGTCGATTATGTTTTTATCGCGACTTCGCTTAATTCGGATTTAAACATCAATAGAATCGAGCGTTACTTGAAACTCGTCTGGGACAGTAAAGCAATTCCCGTCATTGTTCTCACCAAGAGCGATCTCTGTACGGATCTTGAAGAAAGATTAAGAGAGATCGAAAAAATAAGCATCGGTGTGGATAAAGTTGTGACTAGCTGTATGAACGATGAAGGTTTAGAAGAAATAAAAAAATATTTCTTACCTCACAACACGAATGTGATCGTGGGTTCGTCAGGAGTCGGGAAGTCTACGCTGGTGAATTCTCTATTTGGTGAAATCAAAGTGAAAACCCAAGGTATTCGCGATGACGATGATAAAGGAAAGCATACGACAACGTCGAGATACTTATTCCTCATGCCTTTTGGTGGAATGATGATCGATACACCAGGAATGAGAGAGCTCCAACTCTGGGGCAATGATGAGGGCTTAGAAAAGCAATTTGAAGATATCGAAGATCTTAAACTTCAATGTAAGTTCACCAATTGCAATCACAACGCCGAGCCAGGCTGTGCGATTCAAGCGGGATTAACAACTGGGACATTGGATAGCGATCATTGGAACAGTTATTTGAAGATGAAAAAAGAACTCGAGTTCATTCAAGCCAAATTGGATAAAGGTCTCCAATCGGAGAGAAAGAGTAAGTGGAAGAAGATCCACAAGACGGCTAAAGAGCATGTGAAAAATAAAAAATCCGGAAAAAATTTTTAA
- a CDS encoding serine protease: MKTKFQYQLNRIFLVGIFLMGFLSVLKSHADQGFYPVHKIPVLPEWVLEKSKSVFRIVMRVGPEMAPKVDDEILKKCENPQNTEQKLNCDHIKKCTSGQPCHLVYQGAGTAFLTGDGSEVVTAWHVVQPNHLPALILLNGFLSKKPLAERQKTLQNMRPEFVLINSKGKVVFDTGSERELPIYANFGDPNSFTKMHMDQNPRNVLVDFVKIKINRSIGKGLKFLDLEYKPDSNDYFAMGYPQKTLRKSKMNSNGFDLFLSKGKLVSSSNYLDQIEWKSIEQRDSEAKFFSNEYLNFFDIDVVPGNSGGPIFNSDGDVVGIAIATASSSDLYKKSTAVAARKQWMDSYNLY; this comes from the coding sequence ATGAAGACTAAATTTCAATATCAATTAAATCGTATATTTCTTGTCGGCATTTTTTTGATGGGTTTTTTATCAGTGTTAAAGTCACACGCGGATCAAGGGTTTTATCCAGTTCATAAAATACCTGTTTTACCAGAATGGGTTTTAGAAAAATCTAAGTCTGTATTTAGAATTGTCATGAGAGTTGGACCGGAAATGGCACCTAAAGTGGATGATGAGATACTAAAAAAATGCGAAAATCCACAAAACACGGAGCAGAAGCTGAATTGTGATCACATCAAAAAGTGTACTTCAGGGCAACCTTGCCATCTGGTTTACCAAGGCGCAGGCACTGCCTTTCTTACTGGTGATGGCAGTGAAGTGGTAACCGCTTGGCACGTCGTACAACCGAATCATCTGCCAGCGCTTATACTTCTTAATGGATTTTTAAGTAAAAAGCCTTTAGCCGAAAGGCAAAAAACTCTTCAGAATATGCGTCCAGAGTTTGTATTAATAAACTCTAAGGGAAAGGTTGTTTTTGATACTGGTTCTGAAAGAGAGCTGCCCATTTATGCAAATTTTGGAGATCCAAATTCATTCACAAAAATGCATATGGACCAAAATCCTCGGAATGTGCTTGTTGATTTCGTAAAAATTAAAATCAATAGGTCTATTGGCAAAGGGCTTAAGTTTTTGGATTTAGAATATAAACCTGATTCCAACGACTACTTTGCAATGGGGTACCCTCAGAAAACTCTCAGAAAAAGTAAAATGAATTCCAATGGTTTTGATTTATTTTTATCTAAAGGTAAGTTGGTTAGTTCTTCTAATTATTTGGATCAAATAGAATGGAAGAGTATTGAGCAGAGAGATTCTGAGGCGAAATTTTTCAGTAATGAATATTTGAATTTTTTTGATATTGATGTCGTTCCTGGCAATAGCGGTGGCCCAATATTCAATTCCGATGGTGATGTTGTGGGTATCGCAATCGCGACAGCTAGCTCCTCTGATCTTTATAAAAAATCAACGGCAGTAGCTGCGCGCAAGCAATGGATGGATAGTTATAATCTGTATTAA
- a CDS encoding YheU family protein — MTEEKQPPIEIPLTALSPDALDGMIDAFIMREGTDYGVNEIPHDSKVKQIRKQLEKGDVKIVFDPNTDSATLMTNRDWKLFNR, encoded by the coding sequence ATGACTGAAGAAAAACAACCACCTATCGAAATTCCCCTTACTGCTTTAAGTCCAGATGCACTCGATGGAATGATTGATGCTTTCATTATGAGAGAGGGAACCGATTACGGTGTTAACGAAATTCCACACGATAGCAAGGTAAAACAAATCAGAAAACAGCTTGAAAAAGGTGATGTTAAAATTGTTTTTGACCCGAACACAGACTCAGCAACTCTTATGACAAACAGAGATTGGAAGTTATTCAACCGATAG
- a CDS encoding DMT family transporter, producing the protein MISRYSAFGAAFLSILLWASLASLSTFVANVPAFFLTGASLLIGSLISVHKINDWKLDIKNILFGIYGIAGFHIFYFLGLRNAPAIETNLVNYLWPLLIILLAPFMIKKPLTKFQLMGAVLGFTGAVIAIASKGISQESVLQIGYLFSLFSAIIWATFSLGLSNTQFSVWQTGIYCFASGIICLLISYFIGERFHPTQQDWIFIFIIGIGPLGAAFYLWDFAIKKMGAISVAPISYFTPVISTALLTFTLKQSPSVVLILALLLVISGVILGNKK; encoded by the coding sequence ATGATTTCTAGATACTCAGCTTTTGGAGCAGCATTTTTATCCATACTTCTTTGGGCCAGTCTTGCCAGTCTTTCTACTTTTGTTGCAAATGTCCCTGCATTTTTTTTAACAGGAGCTTCTTTGCTGATCGGCTCCTTAATATCGGTACACAAAATCAACGACTGGAAACTGGACATTAAAAATATTCTATTTGGCATTTATGGCATTGCAGGCTTTCATATATTTTATTTTTTAGGGTTGAGAAATGCACCTGCAATAGAAACCAATCTCGTAAATTATCTCTGGCCACTCTTAATAATTTTACTTGCTCCTTTTATGATTAAGAAACCACTTACAAAGTTTCAATTGATGGGGGCAGTTCTTGGCTTTACAGGCGCCGTGATCGCCATTGCTTCCAAAGGCATCTCACAAGAATCGGTCTTGCAGATTGGTTATCTCTTTTCGTTATTTTCGGCGATCATTTGGGCGACTTTCTCTTTGGGTCTTTCGAATACTCAGTTTTCAGTATGGCAAACTGGGATTTATTGTTTTGCTTCTGGAATTATTTGCCTTTTAATTTCTTACTTCATAGGTGAAAGGTTTCACCCCACTCAACAGGATTGGATTTTTATTTTTATAATCGGAATCGGGCCTCTAGGTGCGGCATTCTATCTTTGGGATTTTGCTATCAAAAAAATGGGGGCGATCTCGGTTGCGCCCATATCTTACTTTACCCCTGTGATTTCAACGGCTTTACTCACTTTCACCCTAAAGCAAAGTCCAAGTGTTGTCCTAATTTTAGCTCTTTTGCTGGTTATCTCAGGAGTTATATTAGGAAATAAAAAGTAG
- a CDS encoding phospholipase A produces MKLFLIIYLASISLFAQDTSQVNKDDKPQDEKENFFTPQVLKNKEALEEEDNLNLLRHQPLYFAYGDPSSKVQLSFKYRIIKDTPIYFAYTQIMFWDLKEDSKPFKDSTYNPEFIYTYDLEKKIFLDAIDFGIWEHNSNGKSGDESRSFERAFVRLNFAREFKDVLFKFSTKIGYIYGLDKTNDDIRDYISPLELKFSLIGVFQGWTMDRSSFDLRYFPGGDWAQDWGRGGYELSTSFRFGGLSIVPAFYMQYFRGYAESLINYNERVSEFRAGFIF; encoded by the coding sequence ATGAAATTATTCTTAATTATTTATTTAGCAAGTATATCTTTGTTCGCTCAAGACACTTCTCAAGTAAATAAAGACGATAAGCCACAAGATGAAAAGGAAAATTTTTTTACTCCTCAGGTTTTAAAAAACAAAGAAGCTTTGGAAGAAGAAGACAATCTGAACCTGCTAAGACATCAACCGCTTTATTTTGCCTATGGAGACCCTAGCTCCAAAGTCCAGCTGAGCTTTAAATATAGAATTATAAAAGATACGCCAATCTATTTTGCTTATACACAGATCATGTTTTGGGACTTAAAAGAAGATTCTAAACCTTTTAAAGATTCCACTTACAATCCGGAATTTATTTATACCTACGACCTCGAAAAGAAAATTTTCTTAGACGCTATTGATTTTGGTATTTGGGAACACAATTCCAACGGAAAATCAGGAGATGAATCTAGATCTTTTGAAAGAGCATTTGTAAGGTTAAATTTTGCTAGAGAATTTAAAGATGTGCTTTTTAAGTTTTCAACAAAAATTGGCTATATATATGGTTTAGATAAAACAAATGACGACATTAGAGATTATATCAGCCCGCTCGAACTCAAATTTTCTTTGATTGGAGTATTTCAGGGATGGACCATGGATCGGAGTAGCTTTGATTTGCGTTATTTCCCAGGCGGAGATTGGGCTCAAGACTGGGGCCGCGGCGGCTATGAACTCAGTACGAGTTTTAGATTTGGTGGACTTTCTATCGTTCCGGCATTCTACATGCAATATTTTAGAGGCTACGCTGAATCCCTTATCAATTACAATGAACGTGTAAGTGAATTCCGGGCTGGATTTATTTTCTAA
- a CDS encoding DCC1-like thiol-disulfide oxidoreductase family protein has translation MESNCVIVYFDGVCGLCNRFVDFLLKHDKSKSLKLAPLQTAKRKNETEINTVILSINGYEYFKSDAAIRALAFLGGFWITILLLLVIPKFLRDSIYEFVAKNRYKWFGKRDTCRIPTPEEKDRFIP, from the coding sequence ATGGAATCTAATTGTGTCATTGTATATTTCGATGGAGTTTGCGGACTATGTAATCGCTTCGTAGATTTTTTACTAAAACATGACAAATCTAAAAGTCTCAAATTAGCACCACTTCAAACAGCAAAAAGAAAAAATGAAACCGAAATCAATACCGTTATTTTATCTATAAATGGTTACGAATACTTCAAATCTGATGCAGCAATTAGAGCCTTGGCTTTTTTAGGTGGATTTTGGATTACAATACTTTTGTTACTTGTCATTCCAAAGTTTCTTCGCGATTCTATATATGAATTTGTAGCTAAAAATCGTTATAAGTGGTTTGGAAAACGGGATACATGCAGAATCCCCACACCAGAAGAAAAAGATAGGTTTATACCATGA
- the gstA gene encoding glutathione transferase GstA produces MKLYYTSGACSLASRIVLEETGITYQSEKVDLKTRKTEGGKDFKTINLKGYVPALELDNKEILTEGAVIMQYLADQVPAKNLIPKSGTIERYRCQEWLNFVATEIHGNFRPLVKPGFSDDAKAHAKKELATRFDYLAERINGKTFLMGAQFTVADAYLFTVVRWSESVGMDLTKWPKIMGYFETIQNRPAVQNALKHDGIKSQKSA; encoded by the coding sequence ATGAAATTATACTATACCTCAGGAGCATGTTCTCTAGCTTCACGTATCGTTCTCGAAGAAACCGGGATCACATACCAATCTGAAAAGGTGGATCTCAAGACAAGAAAAACAGAAGGTGGAAAAGACTTCAAAACGATTAACCTAAAAGGTTATGTTCCAGCTTTGGAATTAGACAATAAAGAAATTTTAACTGAAGGCGCTGTGATCATGCAATATCTTGCTGATCAAGTTCCAGCAAAAAATTTAATTCCAAAAAGTGGAACAATCGAAAGATACCGTTGCCAAGAATGGTTAAACTTCGTAGCTACAGAAATCCATGGAAACTTTAGACCTCTTGTAAAGCCAGGATTTTCTGACGATGCAAAAGCTCATGCTAAAAAAGAATTGGCTACAAGATTTGATTACCTTGCTGAAAGAATCAATGGAAAGACATTCTTAATGGGCGCTCAATTCACAGTTGCTGATGCTTACCTGTTTACAGTTGTGAGATGGTCAGAAAGCGTTGGTATGGATTTAACAAAATGGCCAAAAATCATGGGCTACTTTGAAACTATTCAAAATCGCCCAGCAGTTCAAAATGCTTTAAAACATGATGGTATTAAGTCTCAAAAATCTGCTTAA
- a CDS encoding GreA/GreB family elongation factor, which produces MDKKKLVEAILGKLESERLILIEAARATYDAATNEESKPENEYDTRGLEASYLAGAQAKRVADIEEVIALCKSLEVKSYTNNSPIGASALVQVDYNAKKSYVFLMPKGGGTLVTFDSKTIQVIAPNSPLGTSLLGLKTGDVAMVETEADVKEYEILSVE; this is translated from the coding sequence GTGGATAAGAAAAAATTAGTGGAAGCAATTCTTGGTAAGCTAGAATCAGAACGCTTGATATTGATCGAAGCTGCACGCGCAACCTATGATGCTGCCACTAATGAAGAAAGTAAGCCTGAGAACGAATATGATACGAGAGGATTAGAGGCTTCCTACCTTGCAGGCGCTCAAGCAAAGCGCGTGGCCGATATCGAGGAAGTGATCGCTCTTTGCAAAAGTCTAGAAGTAAAATCCTACACTAACAACTCTCCAATTGGAGCCTCGGCACTAGTCCAGGTAGATTACAATGCAAAGAAAAGCTACGTATTCTTAATGCCAAAAGGTGGGGGAACTCTTGTTACATTTGATAGTAAAACCATTCAAGTGATAGCACCAAATAGTCCTCTGGGAACTTCATTGCTCGGATTAAAAACTGGAGATGTGGCTATGGTAGAAACTGAAGCGGACGTTAAGGAATACGAAATTCTATCGGTTGAATAA
- a CDS encoding HAD hydrolase-like protein encodes MNLQENVPFKEIILNKVSSYEHVIWDWNGTLLDDLDIAVDALGALLDEHNIPRVTNDQYKNVFRFPVMEYYKDVGFDLEKVSFDYLCDRFVQEYNHKRAHLAQLFEGTPDILTAIKNQKMQSILSAGQQGHLNDITKFLNIDHLFDNIFGLGDFYAASKIERGRQLLEVSGKDLSKTIMIGDTDHDHAVGKNLGIDILLIADGHQNYDKLKSIHHNVIESRRLPILSL; translated from the coding sequence ATGAATCTACAGGAAAATGTACCATTTAAAGAGATTATTTTAAATAAAGTTTCTTCTTATGAACATGTCATTTGGGACTGGAACGGCACCCTTCTTGATGATTTGGATATCGCAGTTGACGCTCTTGGGGCACTTCTTGATGAACACAATATTCCTAGAGTAACCAACGACCAATATAAAAATGTATTCCGCTTTCCTGTAATGGAGTATTACAAAGATGTAGGTTTTGATCTCGAGAAAGTTTCTTTTGATTATCTATGCGATCGCTTTGTTCAAGAGTACAATCACAAACGTGCTCACCTCGCTCAACTTTTTGAAGGTACTCCAGATATTCTCACTGCAATCAAAAATCAAAAGATGCAATCCATTTTATCCGCTGGACAACAAGGTCATCTGAATGACATTACAAAATTTTTAAATATTGATCATCTCTTCGATAATATTTTTGGCCTAGGTGATTTCTATGCCGCGAGTAAAATTGAAAGAGGCAGACAGCTTCTTGAAGTTTCTGGCAAGGATCTTTCTAAAACCATTATGATTGGTGACACAGATCACGATCATGCTGTCGGTAAGAATTTAGGTATTGATATTTTATTGATCGCTGATGGTCATCAAAATTACGATAAACTAAAATCAATTCACCATAACGTGATTGAATCTAGAAGACTTCCTATTCTGAGTCTGTAG
- a CDS encoding amino acid permease has protein sequence MENTSQLKKSIGFWTATSIVVGIVIGSGVFVKPGLVLKQAGSSTQALLAWVLGGVMTIAAGLTIAEVASRIPKTGGIYAYIEEVYGERLGFLSGWVLTFLYGPGLMGALSLYFATLLQPFFGYDSALIKTVAILTLSFLALINVAGVKYGGYIQTSTALIKLIPIFAILFFGLATGEKDIFSAINVDPVAISFGSAVLSTLWAYDGWILVGNVAGEMKDAKKILPKAIIIGLSVVLVAYLGVNTALLKVLSAERIAELNTNSAGVAAEVLFGDWGGKLLSIGILISIFGCLNGAVLSSPRVPYAVSTKGDLKYCGWLGKVHPSFQTPINAILLQALVAIAMIMLASPDQITDFAIFSVYIFYTLAFFAIFILRKKQPSYEGYRTPLYPIVPLIAVVSSLYILINTVMIQTKIALISIVITAFGLPIYLLLRKGNK, from the coding sequence ATGGAAAACACGTCACAACTAAAAAAATCTATTGGCTTCTGGACAGCAACATCCATCGTGGTGGGTATTGTTATTGGTTCTGGAGTTTTCGTTAAACCAGGACTGGTCTTGAAACAAGCCGGATCATCGACACAAGCTCTTCTTGCGTGGGTACTTGGTGGTGTTATGACGATAGCGGCGGGACTTACCATTGCTGAAGTAGCATCTAGAATTCCAAAGACCGGTGGAATTTACGCTTATATTGAAGAGGTTTATGGCGAACGTTTAGGATTTTTATCGGGTTGGGTTTTGACTTTTCTCTATGGACCTGGGTTGATGGGAGCGCTGTCACTTTATTTTGCCACACTACTTCAACCTTTCTTTGGTTATGATAGTGCTTTGATAAAGACAGTCGCCATATTGACGCTGTCTTTTCTAGCACTCATAAATGTTGCTGGTGTGAAGTACGGTGGATATATTCAAACCTCCACTGCACTCATTAAGCTCATTCCTATTTTTGCTATTTTATTTTTTGGCTTAGCAACTGGTGAAAAAGATATTTTTTCTGCCATCAATGTAGATCCTGTTGCAATCAGTTTTGGTTCTGCTGTTCTCTCAACTCTTTGGGCCTATGATGGATGGATTTTAGTAGGAAACGTAGCTGGAGAAATGAAAGACGCAAAAAAAATTCTTCCAAAAGCAATCATCATTGGTCTCAGCGTAGTGTTGGTAGCGTATCTTGGAGTGAATACAGCACTTCTCAAGGTCCTATCGGCAGAGAGAATTGCTGAGCTCAACACAAACTCAGCCGGAGTTGCAGCCGAAGTTCTATTTGGAGATTGGGGCGGCAAATTACTTAGCATTGGTATTTTGATTTCTATATTTGGCTGCCTGAATGGTGCGGTACTGTCATCTCCGAGAGTTCCCTATGCCGTATCCACTAAAGGTGATTTAAAATATTGTGGTTGGTTGGGTAAGGTTCATCCGTCATTCCAGACTCCGATCAATGCTATTCTTCTTCAGGCACTTGTGGCGATTGCTATGATTATGCTGGCAAGTCCCGATCAGATTACGGACTTTGCTATTTTTAGTGTTTACATTTTCTATACCTTGGCTTTTTTTGCCATATTTATTTTGAGAAAAAAACAGCCTTCATATGAAGGATACCGAACGCCACTTTATCCGATTGTGCCTTTGATTGCAGTGGTGAGCTCTCTTTATATTTTAATCAATACGGTGATGATACAGACCAAGATTGCTTTGATTTCTATAGTGATCACTGCATTTGGCTTGCCGATCTATTTATTATTGAGAAAAGGAAATAAATGA